The Streptomyces sp. SS1-1 genome has a segment encoding these proteins:
- a CDS encoding chorismate-binding protein: protein MHDLPPLARFGDRVATGLLDVTSDPAALDSSGFWAVCADFEGALTCARFRDVRREEVPAPVPGAWAGPAAGDWTSSLDRAAYTAGVRRIREHIAAGEVYQANLCRVLSAPVAADADVDALTALLARGNPAPYAGTIRLPGHGVEIATASPELFLRRDGRVVESGPIKGTGRTEADLLEKDYAENVMIVDLVRNDIGRVCATGSVSVPDLCAVEKHPGLVHLVSTVRGELRPGAGWPELLDAAFPPGSVTGAPKSSALRIIDALETAPRGPYCGGIGWVDADRGTGELAVGIRTFWIDRDAGALRFGTGAGITWGSDPEGEWRETELKASRLLAVASGAYEVSGEGLQP from the coding sequence GTGCACGACCTCCCGCCTCTCGCCCGTTTCGGCGACCGCGTCGCCACCGGTCTCCTGGACGTCACCAGTGACCCCGCGGCCCTCGACTCCAGCGGCTTCTGGGCCGTCTGCGCCGACTTCGAGGGTGCCCTGACCTGCGCCCGCTTCCGCGACGTACGGCGGGAGGAGGTGCCCGCGCCGGTGCCGGGCGCCTGGGCCGGACCGGCGGCCGGTGACTGGACGTCATCTCTCGACCGCGCCGCGTACACGGCCGGGGTGCGGCGCATCCGCGAGCACATCGCGGCCGGCGAGGTCTACCAGGCCAACCTCTGCCGCGTACTGAGCGCGCCCGTCGCGGCGGACGCCGACGTCGACGCGCTGACCGCGCTCCTCGCGCGTGGCAACCCGGCGCCGTATGCCGGAACGATTCGGCTGCCCGGGCACGGCGTGGAGATCGCCACCGCCTCGCCCGAGCTGTTCCTGCGCCGCGACGGGCGTGTCGTGGAGTCCGGGCCGATCAAGGGCACCGGCCGCACCGAGGCGGACCTCCTGGAGAAGGACTACGCCGAGAACGTGATGATCGTCGACCTGGTGCGCAACGACATCGGCCGGGTCTGCGCCACCGGCTCGGTGTCCGTCCCCGACCTGTGCGCCGTCGAGAAGCACCCGGGGCTCGTGCACCTGGTCTCCACCGTCCGCGGTGAACTGCGCCCCGGCGCCGGCTGGCCCGAACTCCTCGACGCCGCCTTCCCGCCCGGCTCCGTCACCGGCGCGCCCAAGTCCAGCGCGCTGCGGATCATCGACGCGCTGGAGACGGCGCCGCGCGGACCGTACTGCGGAGGGATCGGCTGGGTCGACGCCGACCGCGGCACCGGCGAGCTGGCCGTCGGCATACGGACCTTCTGGATCGACCGGGACGCGGGCGCGCTGCGTTTCGGCACCGGCGCCGGGATCACCTGGGGATCGGACCCCGAGGGGGAGTGGCGGGAGACCGAGCTGAAGGCGTCCCGGCTGCTCGCGGTAGCGTCGGGCGCGTACGAGGTGAGTGGAGAGGGACTGCAACCGTGA
- a CDS encoding zf-TFIIB domain-containing protein, whose translation MQCPKCHAPMHTYNRNGVQIEQCSGCRGIFLDYGELEALTRLESQWTQPAPPPPAAPQAYPAAPQAPAWGAPHGGHGAHYGHRRHKSFGHMLFSS comes from the coding sequence ATGCAGTGTCCGAAGTGCCATGCGCCGATGCACACCTACAACCGCAACGGCGTCCAGATCGAGCAGTGCAGCGGCTGCCGCGGGATCTTCCTGGACTACGGCGAGCTGGAGGCCCTGACCCGCCTGGAGTCCCAGTGGACCCAGCCGGCGCCGCCGCCCCCGGCCGCCCCGCAGGCCTACCCGGCCGCCCCGCAGGCCCCGGCGTGGGGTGCCCCGCACGGCGGTCACGGCGCCCACTACGGCCACCGCCGCCACAAGAGCTTCGGCCACATGCTGTTCTCCAGCTGA
- the cobA gene encoding uroporphyrinogen-III C-methyltransferase, with protein sequence MAEHPAYPVGLRLTGRRVVVLGGGQVAQRRLPALVAAGADIRLVSPEATPSVEAMADAGEIAWHRRRYEEGDLADAWYALIATSDPEANTAASAEAERHRVWCVRSDDADAATAWTPATGHSEGVTVAVLTTDARGRDPRHTAAVRDAVVEGLRDGTLVAPHHRTRKPGVALVGGGPGDPDLITVRGRRLLAEADVVIADHLGPRGLLAELPPSVEVIDAAKLPYGRFMAQEAINEALIEHARQGRSVVRLKGGDPFVYGRGMEEVIALAEAGIPCTVVPGISSSISVPGAAGIPVTHRGVAHEFTVVSGHVAPDDERSLVDWPSLAKLTGTLVILMGVGTLAKVAETLIAHGKSPDTPVALVQEGTTAGQRRVDATLATAGAAVIEHEVKPPAVIVIGEVVKAGPAPSDPAKTPHA encoded by the coding sequence ATGGCCGAACACCCCGCCTATCCCGTAGGCCTGCGCCTCACCGGTCGCCGGGTCGTCGTCCTCGGCGGTGGCCAGGTCGCCCAGCGCCGCCTCCCGGCGCTCGTCGCGGCGGGCGCCGACATCCGGCTGGTGTCCCCGGAGGCGACCCCGTCGGTCGAGGCGATGGCGGACGCGGGGGAGATCGCCTGGCACCGGCGCCGCTACGAGGAGGGCGACCTCGCGGACGCCTGGTACGCCCTGATCGCCACCAGCGACCCGGAGGCCAACACGGCCGCCTCCGCCGAGGCCGAACGGCACCGCGTGTGGTGCGTCCGCTCCGACGACGCCGACGCGGCGACGGCCTGGACGCCGGCCACCGGCCACAGCGAGGGTGTCACCGTCGCCGTCCTCACCACCGACGCACGCGGCCGCGACCCCCGGCACACCGCCGCCGTCCGGGACGCGGTCGTCGAGGGCCTGCGCGACGGCACCCTGGTCGCCCCGCACCACCGCACCCGCAAGCCCGGTGTCGCCCTCGTCGGCGGCGGCCCCGGCGACCCGGACCTGATCACCGTGCGCGGCCGCCGGCTGCTGGCCGAGGCGGACGTGGTCATCGCCGACCACCTCGGCCCGCGCGGCCTCCTCGCCGAACTGCCGCCGAGCGTCGAGGTGATCGACGCGGCGAAGCTGCCGTACGGCAGGTTCATGGCCCAGGAGGCCATCAACGAGGCGCTGATCGAGCACGCCCGGCAGGGCAGGTCGGTGGTGCGGCTCAAGGGCGGCGACCCGTTCGTCTACGGCCGTGGCATGGAGGAGGTCATCGCGCTCGCGGAGGCCGGCATCCCGTGCACGGTCGTGCCCGGCATCTCCAGCTCGATCTCCGTGCCGGGCGCCGCCGGCATCCCGGTGACGCACCGGGGCGTCGCCCACGAGTTCACCGTGGTCAGCGGCCATGTAGCCCCCGACGACGAGCGGTCCCTGGTGGACTGGCCGTCGCTCGCGAAGCTCACCGGCACGCTGGTGATCCTCATGGGCGTCGGCACCCTCGCCAAGGTCGCCGAGACGCTCATCGCGCACGGCAAGTCCCCGGACACCCCGGTGGCCCTGGTCCAGGAGGGCACCACGGCCGGGCAGCGCCGGGTCGACGCGACGCTCGCCACGGCCGGCGCCGCGGTGATCGAGCACGAGGTGAAGCCGCCCGCCGTCATCGTCATCGGCGAGGTCGTGAAGGCGGGCCCCGCACCCTCGGATCCCGCGAAGACCCCCCACGCGTAA
- a CDS encoding TrmH family RNA methyltransferase — MADLITVDDPDDPRLRDYTGLTDVDLRRRREPAEGLFIAEGEKVIRRAKEAGYEMRSMLLSAKWIDVMRDVIDELPAPVYAVSPDLAEQVTGYHVHRGALASMQRKPLPSATDLLHTARRVVVMESVNDHTNIGAIFRSAAALGMDAVLLSPDCADPLYRRSVKVSMGAVFSVPYARLEPWPKALETVREAGFSLLALTPDEKAKTLDQAAPHRMDRVALMLGAEGGGLSRQALAAADEWVRIPMSHGVDSLNVGAAAAVAFYAVATGRPEA, encoded by the coding sequence GTGGCCGATCTCATCACCGTCGACGACCCCGACGACCCGCGTCTGCGCGACTACACGGGCCTGACCGACGTCGACCTGCGCCGGCGCCGCGAACCCGCCGAGGGCCTGTTCATCGCCGAGGGCGAGAAGGTCATCAGACGGGCCAAGGAAGCCGGCTACGAGATGCGCTCGATGCTGCTGTCGGCCAAGTGGATCGACGTGATGCGCGACGTCATCGACGAACTCCCGGCACCCGTCTACGCGGTCAGCCCCGACCTCGCCGAACAGGTCACCGGCTACCACGTGCACCGCGGCGCGCTGGCGTCCATGCAGCGCAAGCCGCTGCCCAGCGCCACCGACCTGCTGCACACCGCCCGCCGGGTCGTGGTCATGGAATCGGTCAACGACCACACCAACATCGGCGCGATCTTCCGCTCCGCCGCGGCCCTCGGCATGGACGCCGTCCTGCTCTCCCCGGACTGCGCCGACCCGCTGTACCGCCGAAGCGTCAAGGTCTCGATGGGCGCCGTCTTCTCCGTGCCGTACGCCCGTCTGGAACCCTGGCCCAAGGCGCTGGAGACCGTCCGCGAGGCCGGCTTCTCCCTGCTCGCCCTCACCCCGGACGAGAAGGCGAAGACCCTCGACCAGGCCGCCCCGCACCGGATGGACCGGGTGGCCCTGATGCTCGGCGCCGAGGGCGGCGGCCTGTCCAGGCAGGCCCTGGCCGCCGCCGACGAATGGGTCCGCATCCCCATGTCGCACGGCGTCGACTCCCTCAACGTGGGCGCCGCGGCCGCCGTCGCCTTCTACGCCGTGGCCACGGGCCGCCCCGAGGCCTGA
- a CDS encoding serine/threonine-protein kinase, which produces MNMAMMRLRREDPRVVGSFRLHRRLGAGGMGVVYLGSDKKGQRVALKVIRPDLAEDQEFRSRFAREVSAARRIRGGCTARLVAADLEAERPWFATQYVPGPSLHDKVADEGPLGAAEVAAVGAALSEGLVAVHEAGVVHRDLKPSNILLSPKGPRIIDFGIAWATGASTLTHVGTAVGSPGFLAPEQVRGAAVTPATDVFSLGATLAYASMGDSPFGHGSSEVMLYRVVHEEAQLHGVPDALAPLVRACLAKDPEERPSTLQLSLRLKEIAAREAQGLGDVRPPAQRAAEADRVTGRLADTYPEPQRVQRRSPGTPPPRGAAGPRGGGAGRVPGPPRDGSSPRTGGGSAPRTGGGSASRAGSRPTPAPRGTPRKGGRPATRGGTGRTAPRNTGTGRRPANPQLLRQRLFVFVVVTLLVALGIAAAQGCQGPDRGLGGTGGGRPAQEQRVAPDHKTMDGRYSSEFQIPE; this is translated from the coding sequence ATGAACATGGCGATGATGCGCCTGAGGCGCGAGGACCCGCGCGTCGTCGGATCGTTCAGGCTTCACAGACGGCTGGGCGCGGGCGGAATGGGCGTCGTGTACCTGGGCTCCGACAAGAAGGGGCAGCGGGTCGCGCTCAAGGTGATCCGGCCCGACCTGGCAGAGGACCAGGAGTTCCGCTCCAGGTTCGCGCGGGAGGTCTCGGCGGCGCGGCGGATCCGGGGCGGGTGCACGGCCCGGCTGGTGGCCGCCGATCTGGAGGCGGAGCGCCCCTGGTTCGCCACGCAGTACGTGCCCGGCCCCTCCCTGCACGACAAGGTCGCCGACGAGGGCCCGCTGGGGGCCGCGGAGGTCGCCGCCGTGGGGGCCGCCCTGTCCGAGGGGCTGGTCGCCGTCCACGAGGCCGGGGTCGTGCACCGGGATCTGAAGCCGTCCAACATCCTGCTGTCGCCGAAGGGGCCGCGGATCATCGACTTCGGCATCGCCTGGGCCACGGGCGCCTCGACCCTCACCCATGTCGGCACGGCGGTCGGCTCGCCGGGCTTCCTCGCACCGGAGCAGGTGCGCGGCGCCGCCGTCACCCCGGCCACGGACGTCTTCTCCCTGGGCGCCACGCTCGCGTACGCGTCGATGGGCGACTCGCCGTTCGGGCACGGCAGTTCCGAGGTGATGCTGTACCGCGTCGTGCACGAGGAGGCGCAGCTGCACGGGGTGCCGGACGCCCTCGCGCCGCTGGTGCGCGCCTGCCTGGCGAAGGACCCCGAGGAGCGGCCCAGCACCCTGCAGCTGTCGCTGCGTCTGAAGGAGATCGCCGCCCGGGAGGCGCAGGGGCTCGGGGACGTACGCCCGCCGGCGCAGCGCGCCGCCGAGGCGGACCGGGTCACCGGACGGCTCGCCGACACGTATCCGGAGCCGCAGCGGGTGCAGCGGCGCTCACCCGGCACTCCCCCGCCCCGGGGCGCGGCCGGACCGCGCGGCGGCGGAGCGGGCCGGGTGCCCGGGCCTCCCCGGGACGGTTCCTCGCCGCGGACCGGCGGGGGTTCCGCGCCGCGCACCGGTGGAGGTTCCGCGTCCCGTGCGGGGTCCCGGCCGACGCCCGCGCCGCGCGGCACCCCCCGCAAGGGCGGCCGGCCCGCGACGCGCGGCGGCACGGGCCGTACGGCTCCGCGGAACACGGGGACCGGGCGCCGGCCCGCCAATCCGCAACTGCTGCGGCAGCGGCTGTTCGTGTTCGTCGTGGTGACGCTGCTCGTGGCGCTCGGCATCGCGGCCGCCCAGGGCTGCCAGGGCCCGGACCGAGGCCTCGGCGGCACCGGCGGCGGGCGTCCCGCGCAGGAACAGCGGGTGGCGCCGGACCACAAGACGATGGACGGGCGGTACTCGTCCGAGTTCCAGATCCCGGAGTAG
- a CDS encoding GNAT family N-acetyltransferase, with the protein MTTTLRPTEPLQHHADGTRSRRYQVCVNGRPVGVLLLGTHPVFGEGVARMTELRIEEADRRRGRATVAALAAEEVARGWGCHRIEVTVPGDAVPALRLVTALGYLLRNRGMAKALGATPPPLPAGIHARPMTGPEYAAWLVKSDEDYVRSWVERGVPEDEARVKSQLDHEALLPQGLATPGTTIDVLEHEGTPVGTVWVGTRQGRAYVYDVETRPEHRGRGHGRSLMLQAERRAIADGHRLIGLNVFAGNTAAERLYDSLGYETTVYALYKALL; encoded by the coding sequence ATGACCACGACCCTGCGGCCGACCGAGCCGCTTCAGCACCACGCCGACGGGACCCGTTCGCGCCGCTACCAGGTGTGTGTGAACGGGCGCCCGGTGGGCGTCCTCCTGCTGGGCACGCACCCCGTCTTCGGCGAGGGCGTGGCCCGGATGACGGAACTGCGCATCGAGGAGGCCGACCGGCGGCGCGGCCGGGCCACCGTCGCCGCCCTCGCCGCGGAGGAGGTGGCGCGCGGCTGGGGCTGCCACCGCATCGAGGTGACCGTCCCCGGGGACGCCGTCCCGGCGCTGCGCCTGGTCACCGCCCTCGGCTACCTGCTGCGCAACCGGGGCATGGCCAAGGCCCTCGGCGCCACCCCGCCCCCGCTCCCCGCGGGCATCCACGCGCGGCCCATGACCGGGCCCGAGTACGCGGCGTGGCTGGTCAAGAGCGACGAGGACTACGTCCGCAGCTGGGTCGAGCGCGGCGTCCCCGAGGACGAGGCCCGGGTCAAGTCCCAGCTCGACCACGAGGCACTCCTGCCCCAGGGGCTCGCCACGCCGGGCACCACCATCGACGTCCTGGAGCACGAGGGGACACCGGTGGGCACCGTCTGGGTCGGCACCCGGCAGGGCCGCGCCTATGTGTACGACGTCGAGACGCGTCCCGAGCACCGGGGCCGGGGCCACGGCCGCTCGCTGATGCTCCAGGCCGAGCGCCGGGCGATCGCCGACGGGCACCGGTTGATCGGCCTCAACGTCTTCGCGGGCAACACGGCGGCCGAGCGGCTGTACGACTCGCTCGGCTACGAGACGACCGTGTACGCCCTGTACAAGGCGCTGCTGTAG
- a CDS encoding aminotransferase class IV, which produces MKIWLDGGLKDIETARVSVFDHGLTVGDGIFETVKAVDGRLFALTRHLDRLTRSALGLGLPAPDHDEVRRACAAVLEANPMPLGRLRITYTGGQGPLGSDRGEHGPTLVVALGETSRRPDSTAVITVPWTRNERGALTGLKTTSYAENVVALARAHERGASEALFANTVGQLCEGTGSNVFVVLDGEIHTPPVASGCLAGITRALTVEWTGAKETDLPLDVLERADEVFLTSTLRDVQAVHRVDDRELPGAPGPVTAKAMRIFEERSGDDLDP; this is translated from the coding sequence GTGAAGATCTGGCTCGACGGCGGGCTGAAGGACATCGAGACCGCCCGCGTCTCCGTCTTCGACCACGGTCTCACCGTGGGCGACGGCATCTTCGAGACCGTGAAGGCGGTGGACGGACGGCTGTTCGCGCTGACCCGGCACCTCGACCGGCTGACGCGCTCGGCGCTGGGGCTCGGCCTGCCCGCCCCCGACCACGACGAGGTCCGCCGCGCCTGCGCCGCCGTCCTCGAGGCCAACCCGATGCCGCTCGGCCGGCTGCGCATCACCTACACCGGCGGGCAGGGCCCGCTCGGCTCCGACCGCGGCGAGCACGGCCCCACGCTCGTCGTCGCCCTCGGCGAGACCAGCCGCCGCCCCGACAGCACGGCCGTGATCACGGTCCCCTGGACGCGCAACGAGCGGGGCGCGCTCACCGGCCTGAAGACCACCTCGTACGCCGAGAACGTCGTCGCGCTCGCCCGCGCCCACGAACGCGGCGCGTCCGAGGCGCTGTTCGCCAACACAGTCGGGCAGCTCTGCGAGGGCACCGGCTCCAACGTCTTCGTCGTCCTGGACGGCGAGATCCACACCCCGCCGGTCGCCTCGGGCTGCCTCGCCGGCATCACCCGCGCCCTCACCGTCGAGTGGACCGGCGCCAAGGAGACCGACCTGCCGCTGGACGTGCTGGAGCGGGCCGACGAGGTCTTCCTCACCTCCACCCTGCGGGACGTCCAGGCCGTGCACCGCGTCGACGACCGCGAACTGCCGGGCGCGCCGGGACCGGTGACCGCCAAGGCCATGCGGATCTTCGAGGAGCGCTCCGGCGACGACCTGGACCCGTGA
- a CDS encoding DsbA family protein, with amino-acid sequence MNDSSPDRAAVVLDFWCELQCPDCRGALDDLRALRARYGDRLELRLRHFPLEKHKHAFAAAQAAEEALEQGQGWPYVEAVLGRVEELDRQGEPFLIEVARELGLDAEEFDTALIDGRHILIVDADQAEGKAIGVTGTPTYVIDGERLDGGKSQEGLRERVEEIVDRLLAEQAGA; translated from the coding sequence ATGAACGACTCCTCCCCCGACCGCGCCGCCGTCGTCCTCGACTTCTGGTGCGAGCTCCAGTGCCCCGACTGCCGGGGCGCCCTGGACGATCTGCGCGCCCTGCGCGCCCGCTACGGCGACCGCCTGGAGCTGCGGCTGCGGCACTTCCCGCTGGAGAAGCACAAGCACGCCTTCGCCGCCGCGCAGGCCGCCGAGGAGGCCCTGGAGCAGGGGCAGGGCTGGCCGTACGTCGAGGCCGTGCTCGGCCGGGTCGAGGAGCTGGACCGCCAGGGCGAACCCTTCCTGATCGAGGTGGCCCGCGAACTCGGCCTGGACGCGGAGGAGTTCGACACCGCGCTGATCGACGGGCGGCACATCCTGATCGTCGACGCCGACCAGGCCGAGGGCAAGGCGATCGGTGTGACCGGCACCCCCACCTATGTGATCGACGGTGAGCGCCTCGACGGCGGCAAGAGCCAGGAGGGGCTGCGCGAGCGTGTCGAGGAGATCGTGGACCGGCTGCTGGCGGAGCAGGCGGGGGCCTGA
- a CDS encoding CGNR zinc finger domain-containing protein — protein MLITHDARCALDVVVDLVNTAPDEDGAEDGLSDITALADFVRRHDISDVGVLSEFDLSAVRKVRGRFASIFAAADPRAAAGLINELVAAAGTTPRLTDHDGHGWHVHYFAPGASVADHLAADCGMALAFFVVAGEQERLRRCEAPDCRHAFVDLSRNRSRRYCDSRTCGNRLHVAAYRARRKEATG, from the coding sequence GTGCTGATCACCCATGACGCCCGGTGCGCACTCGATGTCGTGGTGGATCTGGTGAACACCGCGCCGGACGAGGACGGCGCCGAGGACGGGCTGTCGGACATCACGGCCCTCGCCGACTTCGTGCGAAGGCACGACATCAGCGATGTCGGGGTGCTGTCCGAGTTCGACCTGTCGGCGGTGCGCAAGGTGCGCGGACGGTTCGCGTCGATCTTCGCGGCGGCCGATCCGAGGGCCGCGGCCGGGCTGATCAACGAACTGGTGGCGGCCGCGGGGACCACTCCGCGCCTGACCGACCACGACGGCCACGGCTGGCACGTGCACTACTTCGCGCCCGGCGCCTCGGTCGCGGACCATCTCGCGGCGGACTGCGGCATGGCGCTGGCCTTCTTCGTGGTGGCCGGGGAGCAGGAGCGGCTGCGGCGCTGCGAGGCCCCGGACTGCCGGCACGCCTTCGTGGACCTCTCGCGCAACCGTTCCCGCCGGTACTGCGACAGCCGGACCTGCGGCAACCGCCTGCATGTGGCCGCCTACCGGGCGCGCCGCAAGGAGGCCACCGGCTGA